A section of the Primulina eburnea isolate SZY01 chromosome 1, ASM2296580v1, whole genome shotgun sequence genome encodes:
- the LOC140836116 gene encoding CBL-interacting serine/threonine-protein kinase 10-like: MDNKSGVLMQRYEIGRLLGQGAFAKVYYARSYQTGQSVAIKVIDKEKVMRIGNAAQIIREISNMRLARHPNIIFLYEVLATKTKIYFVMEYAKGGELFSKVAKGKLQEDVARKYFQQLINAVDFCHSRAVYHRDLKPENILLDENENLKVSDFGLSALADSKRLDGLLHTTCGTPAYVSPEVINRKGYDGAKADVWSCGVILYVLLAGYLPFYDPNLMEMYRKIVKAKFKFPSWFQPEVRKLLARILDPNPESRMTIARIKENAWFRRGISMKSRTYNAESSTTNSLDRNVAASFQHENGGALEEIPRITNLNAFDIISLSDGFDVSRLFEEPCSKARFFSWKPASVIVSTLEEIAKRSKQKISKKDEGLFKFEAAKEGRNGILSIEAEIFGVAPASHMVEVRKTSGDTSEYYNLLDEVLRPGLQEIVWT; this comes from the coding sequence ATGGATAACAAGAGCGGGGTACTGATGCAAAGATACGAGATAGGAAGGTTATTAGGTCAGGGTGCGTTTGCAAAAGTTTATTATGCTAGGAGTTACCAGACGGGGCAAAGTGTTGCTATTAAAGTGATAGACAAGGAGAAGGTCATGAGAATTGGGAATGCTGCTCAAATTATACGTGAAATATCCAATATGAGACTGGCGAGACATCCAAATATTATATTTCTTTACGAAGTTTTGGCTACAAAAACCAAGATTTATTTTGTGATGGAGTATGCTAAAGGTGGCGAGCTATTCAGCAAGGTGGCTAAGGGAAAATTACAGGAAGATgtagcaagaaaatattttcagcaGTTAATAAATGCAGTTGATTTCTGCCATAGCAGGGCTGTCTACCATCGGGATTTAAAACCTGAAAACATATTATTAGACGAGAACGAAAATCTGAAAGTTTCAGATTTTGGTTTGAGTGCCCTTGCTGATTCAAAACGCCTAGACGGGCTCCTTCATACCACGTGTGGAACTCCTGCCTATGTTTCTCCTGAAGTAATAAACAGGAAAGGTTATGATGGGGCAAAAGCTGATGTTTGGTCGTGTGGTGTGATTCTTTATGTTTTATTGGCTGGCTATCTGCCGTTCTATGATCCTAATTTGATGGAGATGTACAGAAAAATCGTGAAAGCGAAATTTAAGTTCCCGAGTTGGTTTCAACCTGAAGTACGCAAATTACTTGCAAGAATACTGGATCCAAATCCGGAAAGTCGAATGACAATAGCAAGAATCAAGGAAAATGCTTGGTTTAGGAGAGGGATAAGcatgaaatcaagaacatataaTGCAGAGAGTAGTACAACTAATTCATTAGATAGAAATGTCGCGGCTTCATTTCAGCACGAAAATGGTGGTGCTTTGGAAGAAATTCCGAGGATTACAAACCTAAATGCGTTTGATATAATCTCATTATCAGATGGATTTGATGTTTCCAGATTGTTCGAGGAGCCTTGTTCAAAAGCCCGATTCTTTTCCTGGAAACCTGCATCAGTTATTGTCTCTACGCTGGAAGAAATTGCCAAACGTTCAAAGCAGAAGATAAGTAAAAAAGACGAGGGGTTGTTCAAGTTTGAGGCAGCGAAGGAAGGTAGGAATGGAATTTTATCAATTGAAGCGGAGATATTTGGGGTCGCCCCAGCGTCTCATATGGTGGAAGTGAGGAAAACAAGTGGAGACACCTCggaatattataatttattggaTGAAGTTCTTAGACCTGGTCTTCAAGAAATTGTTTGGACTTGA
- the LOC140836143 gene encoding LOB domain-containing protein 15-like, translating to MSRERVEGLEEIGKKLKTESNGCSVMGNRQTMLNTVTPCAACKLLRRRCAEECPFSPYFSPHEPQKFAAVHKVFGASNVSKMLMEVPESERADAANCLVYEANVRLRDPVYGCMGEISALQHQVQNLQAQLNAVRAEIITYKYREAANNIINASNDHAAALAVSLAELPQAPTTPTLSPPAPTPPPPPSVAISSSSSAPSLYTSPTNTASYRNISNNHVPYFD from the exons ATGTCCAGAGAAAG GGTGGAAGGGTTAGAAGAGATTGGCAAGAAGTTGAAGACGGAGAGTAATGGTTGTTCAGTGATGGGAAACAGACAGACGATGCTAAACACAGTAACTCCATGCGCGGCTTGTAAGCTTTTGCGAAGAAGATGCGCAGAAGAATGCCCATTTTCTCCTTATTTTTCCCCGCATGAACCCCAGAAATTTGCTGCTGTTCACAAAGTTTTTGGAGCAAGTAACGTTTCCAAGATGCTCATg GAGGTGCCCGAGTCGGAAAGAGCCGATGCTGCAAACTGCTTAGTTTATGAAGCCAATGTGAGGCTTAGAGATCCGGTTTATGGATGCATGGGTGAGATTTCAGCACTGCAACATCAGGTTCAAAATTTACAAGCTCAACTTAATGCTGTCAGGGCTGAGATAATAACATACAAATATAGAGAAGCTGCAAATAACATCATCAATGCATCTAATGATCATGCCGCCGCTTTGGCTGTTTCCCTGGCTGAGCTGCCACAAGCTCCGACAACTCCAACCCTTTCTCCACCAGCTCCAACCCCACCACCACCTCCGTCAGTTGCCATTTCCTCGTCTTCTTCGGCTCCGTCTTTGTACACCTCTCCAACTAACACTGCTAGCTACAGAAACATTTCCAACAATCATGTACCTTACTTTGATTAG